The nucleotide window TGCAGTTAAGGGTAAAAAATGAAGGCGCTGCTCCCCTCAATGCCATTCTCTTTGCCGGATGGCACGACTTCATGTACTGGTACGAAAAACCACCCGGCGATACAGTCAGGCTGCTGATGCAAACCGGTCTGATGGCCGACAAGGGAGGCGTAGAAAGATGGGACCACTACGGGTTCAACATCAACATTCCTCCCCATCAGTTCCGCACATTCTATCTCCATATCATCAATAAATCATACAACGAAAATCCGCTCATGCCCATGCTCTTCAGCGAGCAGGCCTTTGCCCGCTTCCATAACCGGCAGCAGGACACCTACCGCAAGGAAACGGTAGTGATACAGGTATTGCTGGGCATGCTGCTGGTGTTTTTCAGCATCTCCGTCATCAACTATATACAGTTGCCTGACAGGTCGTACATCTATTTTGCCATCTATATACTGGGACTGATACTGTTCTTCGCCCTGCGGCTGGAAAGCAAACCCTATCAGCTTTCCTTCTTCCACCGCTGGCCTATGCTGAAGTACTACTGGGACATTCCGGGGCTGCTGTTTTGTTTCTATCTCATGTACCTGATGTTTGGCAACACCTTCCTGAACCTGAAAGAAAGATACCCTTTCATGGAACAGGTGTTTGCCTGGGTATCCACTATTGTGGGCGGGCTGATCATTGTATGTATGTATTGTATCATGATCGAACAATATCATTTGCCGGTGATCATCTATAGTTATGTATATTTTTGTACACTGATACCGCTGCTGGTAGTATTTGTAGCGCTGGCCAAACGCTCCAGGCATCACCCGCTGGTGCGTTTTTTCCTGTATGGGTCTGTATGTCTGTATCTGGCCTGCCTGGGCTCTTTCCTTATGCACATCCGGCCACTGGGGCTGCTCAGTGCACTGGGTGAACTGGCCGCCCCCAGTATGTTGCTGATCGGCGGCGTACTGCTGCAGGCCATGTTTTTCCTGGCCGGCCTCAGTTATCGTAACAAACTGGTACACCTTGAAAGAACACGGACGCAAGAACTGCTGATCAAACAGCTCAACAAAAACAAGGAGCTGCAACGCAAACTCAACGAGCAACTGGAAGAACTGGTAAAAGAACAGACCACGGAAATTCTCCGTAAAAAACAGGAGCTGGAAGAACAACGAAAGATACAGCTGGAGACAGAGTATGATAAAAAACTGACGGAGATAGAGCTGAAGGCCATCCGGGCGCAGATAAACCCTCACTTTATCTTTAACTGCCTCAACTCTATCCAGCTGTTTGTGATGCAGCGGGATTATGAGTATGCCCAGAAATATTTGTCGGACTTCTCCTATCTGATCCGCAAAACGCTTGATTTTTCACGGCGCAACTTCATATCCCTGGCCGATGAGATCACCTACCTGAATACTTATCTGGGTCTGGAGAAAATGCGTTTCGAAAACAGAATGGAGTATGAAATTGTAGTAGATCCGGAGATCGCCACGGCCGAACTGGAGATTCCGGCTATGTTGCTGCAGCCTTATGTGGAGAATGCCGTCAAACATGGTATGACTAATCCGCAGCAGCCGATTGGCCATCTCTCCATCCATTTTAATCAGGTAGCCGCTGATATGCTGGAATGCGTAATCGCCGACAACGGCATTGGTATTGCCCGGTCGAGGTCATTGCGCACCTTGCCCCAGCATCACCAGTCTTCCGGCATGGAGATGAGCCAGAACAGAGCGGAGCTGCTTAATAAGATGTATAATACGGAAATCCATATCGAGATAATTGACAGATCGGCACGTAATGAGGAAGACAGTGGTACTGTAGTCAGGATTCTCATTCCACAGCTGTAAAAAAGTATATTCTTAAACGTTAGTATTAAAATGATAAAAGCAGTCATCATAGATGATGAGAGGAATAGCCGGGATATTATAGCCCTGATGCTGGAGAAATATTGCCCGGAAGTAAAGGTGGCCGCTACCGCTTCTGACTGTGCAGCAGGTATTGCACAGATCAGGGAGCACCGGCCGGAGCTGGTATTCCTGGACCTGGAGATGCCCGACGGCACCGGATTTGATGTACTCACCGGCACTCAGCAGGAAGTGGCTTTTGAAGCGGTGTTTGTGACCGCATTTGAGAAAAAGTTTCTGCATGTGATCCGTTGCAGTGAAGTGGAGCTGATTCTAAAACCAATAGACAAGGAGAGCCTGCTGCAGGCGGTAACACTGGTCAAAACACGTATTGCCAATAATAGCAGTAAGCAGCGGTATGAGGTGTTGCTGGAGAATTTCAACAATGTACAGCATGCATCCTGGAAGCTGCTGATATATGACACTAACGGAGAAGAACGTACGATATTTTTACCTGCAGTAGAATGTTTTGAAGCGCAGCAGGACAACTGCCTGTTCCGGCTGGATTCCGGAGTGGAGGTGCAGGCAGAGCGGCCTTTCCGTTATTACGCAGATCTTTTTTCCACGTTGCAGTTTT belongs to Chitinophaga sp. HK235 and includes:
- a CDS encoding histidine kinase, with product MKRIIILMLLYCYTAGAFAINPSHDTLIAKDGFAASELDLRPYINSLSDKEGHLSIQQVTHLPFTPSPQLFHDYKKNNGQVNNCWLQLRVKNEGAAPLNAILFAGWHDFMYWYEKPPGDTVRLLMQTGLMADKGGVERWDHYGFNINIPPHQFRTFYLHIINKSYNENPLMPMLFSEQAFARFHNRQQDTYRKETVVIQVLLGMLLVFFSISVINYIQLPDRSYIYFAIYILGLILFFALRLESKPYQLSFFHRWPMLKYYWDIPGLLFCFYLMYLMFGNTFLNLKERYPFMEQVFAWVSTIVGGLIIVCMYCIMIEQYHLPVIIYSYVYFCTLIPLLVVFVALAKRSRHHPLVRFFLYGSVCLYLACLGSFLMHIRPLGLLSALGELAAPSMLLIGGVLLQAMFFLAGLSYRNKLVHLERTRTQELLIKQLNKNKELQRKLNEQLEELVKEQTTEILRKKQELEEQRKIQLETEYDKKLTEIELKAIRAQINPHFIFNCLNSIQLFVMQRDYEYAQKYLSDFSYLIRKTLDFSRRNFISLADEITYLNTYLGLEKMRFENRMEYEIVVDPEIATAELEIPAMLLQPYVENAVKHGMTNPQQPIGHLSIHFNQVAADMLECVIADNGIGIARSRSLRTLPQHHQSSGMEMSQNRAELLNKMYNTEIHIEIIDRSARNEEDSGTVVRILIPQL
- a CDS encoding LytTR family DNA-binding domain-containing protein, with product MIKAVIIDDERNSRDIIALMLEKYCPEVKVAATASDCAAGIAQIREHRPELVFLDLEMPDGTGFDVLTGTQQEVAFEAVFVTAFEKKFLHVIRCSEVELILKPIDKESLLQAVTLVKTRIANNSSKQRYEVLLENFNNVQHASWKLLIYDTNGEERTIFLPAVECFEAQQDNCLFRLDSGVEVQAERPFRYYADLFSTLQFYQVNNTQMVQLANISQVDPHLGKVMLKSGIVLDITERRRKDLLNRMQR